From Novosphingobium resinovorum, the proteins below share one genomic window:
- a CDS encoding (2Fe-2S)-binding protein — MTARFHRLAERDRPTLTFTLDGMLVEALEGDTLMVAVLTNGGRLRQSEFGDGARSGFCLMAACQDCWVWTEDGTKLRACSTVAIEGLKLNTREPEATWATIP; from the coding sequence ATGACCGCGCGCTTCCACCGCCTCGCCGAGCGTGATCGGCCGACCCTCACCTTCACGCTAGATGGCATGCTGGTGGAGGCGCTGGAGGGCGATACGCTGATGGTGGCGGTACTGACCAACGGAGGCCGCCTGCGCCAGTCCGAATTCGGCGACGGCGCCCGCTCGGGCTTCTGTCTGATGGCTGCGTGCCAGGACTGCTGGGTCTGGACCGAGGACGGTACGAAGCTGCGCGCCTGCTCGACCGTTGCGATAGAGGGCCTGAAACTGAACACCCGCGAGCCGGAGGCGACATGGGCCACAATCCCTTAA
- a CDS encoding NAD(P)/FAD-dependent oxidoreductase: MTGHRVIVVGAGPAGVRAAQALVEAGLRPIVIDEGRRAGGQIYRRQPDNFTRSHEALYGTEAARARAIHETFDGLAAQIDYRPETLVWHIADGHVWTLDGEGQHRSEPYDALILCTGATDRVMPVKGWNRAGTYSLGAAQIALKAQACAIGSEVVFLGSGPLLYLVASQYAKAGANVVAVLDTAPFAARIPALPRLLSQPGVLWNGVILTRALKRAGVAVHHGVTPVAITGDAQDGVDGIVVRMADGSQRRFACNAVGMGHHLRPETQLADLARCEFAFDPAVRQWLPLRDGEGRSSMPGVYLGGDGARILGARSAEASGRLAALTALADLGHSVSGGEQSGLRKAIAGYARFAAGLAQAFPWPVEQAAALPDDAVVCRCESVTAGELRAVVNEGGAREANRAKALSRVGMGRCQGRYCGLAAAEVIAAEARVPIETVGRLRGAAPVKPLVAGTAGIPCAPQETGA, translated from the coding sequence ATGACCGGGCATCGCGTGATCGTTGTCGGCGCGGGCCCCGCAGGCGTGCGCGCCGCGCAGGCGCTGGTCGAAGCGGGCCTGCGCCCCATCGTCATCGACGAAGGCCGCCGCGCAGGCGGGCAAATATACCGCCGCCAGCCGGACAACTTCACCCGTTCGCACGAAGCGCTTTACGGCACCGAGGCCGCGCGGGCACGGGCGATCCACGAGACCTTCGACGGCCTCGCCGCGCAGATCGACTATCGCCCCGAAACGCTGGTCTGGCACATCGCGGACGGGCATGTCTGGACGCTCGATGGCGAAGGGCAGCACCGTTCGGAACCCTACGATGCGCTGATCCTGTGCACCGGCGCGACCGACCGCGTCATGCCGGTCAAGGGCTGGAACCGCGCGGGCACTTACAGCCTCGGCGCCGCGCAGATCGCGCTCAAGGCACAGGCCTGCGCGATCGGCAGCGAAGTGGTATTCCTCGGCTCCGGGCCGCTGCTCTACCTCGTTGCCTCGCAATATGCGAAGGCCGGCGCGAACGTCGTCGCCGTGCTCGATACCGCGCCCTTCGCGGCCCGCATCCCGGCGCTGCCCAGGCTGCTGTCTCAGCCCGGCGTGCTGTGGAACGGCGTGATCCTGACCCGCGCGCTCAAGCGGGCGGGCGTGGCGGTGCATCACGGCGTCACCCCGGTCGCAATCACCGGCGATGCGCAGGACGGCGTGGACGGCATCGTCGTGCGCATGGCCGATGGATCGCAGCGCCGCTTTGCCTGCAACGCGGTAGGCATGGGCCATCACCTGCGGCCCGAGACCCAGCTTGCCGACCTTGCCCGCTGCGAGTTCGCTTTCGATCCCGCCGTGCGCCAGTGGCTGCCGCTGCGCGACGGCGAAGGCCGCTCCTCGATGCCGGGGGTGTACCTTGGCGGCGACGGTGCGCGCATTCTCGGTGCACGGTCCGCCGAAGCGAGCGGGCGGCTTGCCGCCCTCACCGCGCTGGCCGATCTGGGGCATTCTGTCTCCGGCGGCGAGCAGAGCGGTCTGCGCAAGGCCATCGCCGGATACGCGCGCTTCGCGGCGGGATTGGCGCAGGCCTTTCCATGGCCGGTCGAACAGGCCGCCGCCCTGCCCGACGACGCGGTCGTCTGCCGCTGCGAAAGCGTCACAGCGGGCGAACTGCGCGCCGTCGTCAACGAAGGCGGCGCGCGCGAAGCCAACCGCGCCAAGGCGCTCAGCCGGGTCGGCATGGGCCGGTGCCAGGGTCGCTATTGCGGCCTCGCCGCCGCCGAAGTGATCGCCGCCGAAGCGCGCGTGCCCATCGAGACGGTCGGGCGCCTGCGCGGCGCCGCGCCGGTCAAACCGCTCGTCGCGGGCACTGCGGGCATCCCCTGCGCGCCGCAGGAGACCGGAGCATGA
- a CDS encoding NAD(P)/FAD-dependent oxidoreductase, which yields MSAARSDVLIIGGGIMGCASALFLHQRGQSVTLLETDLVGRQASGTNFGNVRRQGRPLYQLPLANRSIAIWRQARELLGTDIEYLQRGHMRVAYRDRPDAAERMEAYAADAAHYDLDLEMLSGNVLRDRFPWMGPDVLAASLSAQCGHANPRLTGPAFARAAVKLGAVIHENCKATTALRDGNEFHVVAADGREFRAPVLLVTAGAWAKAFVEGFGETVPLTSRGPNMCVTEPLPYAIGPSVGVSTPETFESVYFRQVGRGNLVIGGSTQNQTYPEDYRVYVKPENCIGQWQQIQRLIPAVRNLAIIRTWSGIESYLPDDQPVMGPSAGVDGLFYAFGFCGAGFQLGPGVGETMAELIATGSTDIDLSPYRIDRFAAASE from the coding sequence ATGAGCGCCGCACGTTCGGACGTCCTCATCATCGGCGGCGGCATCATGGGCTGCGCCAGCGCGCTGTTCCTGCACCAGCGCGGCCAGTCGGTGACGCTGCTGGAAACCGACCTCGTCGGGCGGCAGGCCAGCGGCACCAACTTCGGCAACGTGCGCAGGCAGGGGCGGCCACTGTACCAGCTCCCGCTCGCCAACCGCTCGATCGCGATCTGGCGGCAGGCGCGCGAGCTGCTCGGCACCGACATCGAGTACCTGCAGCGCGGCCACATGCGCGTCGCCTATCGCGACCGGCCCGATGCCGCCGAGCGGATGGAGGCCTATGCCGCCGACGCCGCGCACTACGACCTCGATCTGGAGATGCTCAGCGGCAACGTGCTGCGCGACCGCTTCCCGTGGATGGGCCCCGACGTCCTGGCGGCCTCGCTTTCGGCGCAGTGCGGCCACGCGAACCCGCGCCTGACCGGCCCCGCCTTCGCGCGCGCGGCGGTGAAGCTCGGCGCCGTAATCCACGAGAACTGCAAGGCCACCACCGCCCTGCGCGACGGCAACGAATTCCACGTCGTCGCCGCCGACGGCCGCGAATTCCGCGCGCCGGTGCTGCTCGTGACCGCTGGCGCATGGGCCAAGGCCTTCGTGGAAGGCTTCGGCGAGACGGTGCCGCTGACCTCGCGCGGGCCTAACATGTGCGTCACCGAACCGCTGCCTTACGCGATCGGACCTTCGGTGGGAGTTTCCACGCCCGAGACGTTCGAGTCGGTCTATTTCCGGCAGGTCGGGCGCGGGAATCTGGTGATCGGCGGCAGCACGCAGAACCAGACCTACCCCGAAGACTACCGCGTCTACGTGAAGCCGGAGAACTGCATCGGCCAGTGGCAGCAGATCCAGCGTCTGATCCCGGCGGTCAGGAACCTCGCGATCATCCGCACCTGGAGCGGCATCGAAAGCTACCTGCCCGACGACCAGCCGGTGATGGGCCCGAGCGCCGGCGTAGACGGCCTGTTCTACGCCTTCGGCTTCTGCGGTGCGGGCTTTCAGCTGGGCCCGGGCGTGGGCGAGACGATGGCCGAACTGATCGCCACCGGCAGCACCGACATCGACCTGTCGCCCTACAGGATCGACCGCTTCGCTGCGGCTTCGGAATGA
- a CDS encoding cytochrome b, with protein MRRDTPLAYGFVTRVFHWTMACLIGWQFMVASGWRVFGDSAVMKTVSLLGPSHRAAGALLLALVVPRAMWAFRNRCQRPVDHGVPGTSARIVHVMIYLLLFIVPGLALARTYANGKGFDLWGLRLVPGAGHRIEWLTGMADLLHAPLAWGFAVLVTGHVVMAVVHTAVLRDGLLRRMIGTPQG; from the coding sequence ATGCGTCGCGACACGCCCCTCGCCTATGGCTTTGTCACTCGGGTGTTCCACTGGACCATGGCCTGCCTCATCGGCTGGCAATTCATGGTCGCGTCGGGGTGGAGGGTGTTCGGCGACAGCGCCGTCATGAAGACCGTGTCGTTGCTGGGACCTTCCCATCGCGCCGCAGGCGCGCTGCTTCTCGCGCTGGTCGTTCCGCGTGCGATGTGGGCTTTCAGGAACCGCTGCCAGCGTCCGGTCGATCATGGCGTGCCCGGCACATCGGCACGCATCGTTCATGTGATGATCTACCTGCTGCTCTTCATCGTGCCCGGGCTTGCGCTTGCGCGGACTTACGCGAACGGCAAGGGCTTCGATTTGTGGGGACTGCGGCTTGTCCCAGGGGCCGGGCACAGGATCGAATGGCTGACCGGGATGGCCGATCTCCTGCACGCTCCGCTCGCATGGGGCTTTGCCGTGCTGGTCACGGGGCATGTGGTGATGGCCGTGGTACACACCGCAGTGCTGCGTGACGGGCTGCTTCGCCGCATGATCGGGACACCGCAGGGCTGA
- a CDS encoding aldehyde dehydrogenase family protein has protein sequence MSSFDPDTIGIEVQNNFIGGRRALGQGTPMEVRRPSDARVYAALDSASAGQVEAAVEDAARAYRTSGWAATDPRARMKVMRRWADLIETDMALLAPLEALGSTRTIAEVLAWDVSYTAETLRFFAEFADKAGGEVIATTPDKLGMTITEPYGVVAAIAPWNLPLVMAAWKIAPAIAAGNSVVLKPSEMTPFSIVRIAELAIEAGLPAGVFNVVQGDGLSVGDPLCRHPLVSKVSFTGSTRTGIAIMEACAQTGPKPVTLELGGKSPQIVFADANDIAATAATVARAITLNSGQVCVAGSRLLVQDKVANEVVDRIKAAVEAHTQGQTWSAATTIGPIISEKQLGQIDGIVSRAIAAGGEALTGGSRAAAPQEGSYYAPTILTGLGQDAEAVRGEIFGPVLTVQTFADEEEAYALANDSPYGLAAGVHTGDLNRALRATRALEAGTVWVNRYGRSNDFMLPTGGFKQSGIGKDLGREAYMASLKTKAALIQL, from the coding sequence ATGAGCAGCTTTGATCCTGACACGATCGGCATAGAGGTCCAGAACAACTTCATCGGCGGCCGCCGCGCGCTGGGTCAGGGCACGCCGATGGAAGTGCGCCGCCCCTCCGACGCGCGCGTCTATGCCGCGCTCGACAGTGCTTCGGCCGGGCAGGTCGAGGCGGCGGTAGAAGATGCTGCGCGTGCCTACAGGACCAGCGGCTGGGCCGCCACCGACCCGCGTGCGCGCATGAAAGTGATGCGCCGCTGGGCCGATCTCATCGAGACGGACATGGCGCTGCTGGCCCCGCTCGAAGCGCTGGGATCGACCCGTACCATCGCCGAAGTGCTGGCCTGGGACGTGAGCTATACCGCAGAAACCCTGCGCTTCTTCGCCGAATTCGCGGACAAGGCCGGGGGCGAGGTGATCGCCACCACGCCCGACAAGCTTGGCATGACGATCACTGAGCCTTACGGCGTCGTGGCCGCTATCGCGCCGTGGAACCTGCCGCTGGTGATGGCGGCGTGGAAGATCGCCCCGGCCATCGCGGCGGGCAATTCGGTGGTGCTCAAGCCGTCGGAAATGACGCCCTTCAGCATCGTGCGCATCGCCGAACTCGCCATTGAGGCGGGACTTCCGGCGGGCGTGTTCAACGTGGTGCAGGGCGATGGGCTGAGCGTCGGCGATCCGCTGTGCCGTCATCCGCTGGTGTCCAAGGTCAGCTTCACCGGATCGACCCGCACTGGCATCGCGATCATGGAAGCCTGCGCGCAGACCGGTCCCAAGCCGGTGACGCTGGAACTGGGCGGCAAGAGCCCGCAGATCGTCTTCGCCGATGCCAACGACATCGCCGCCACCGCCGCCACCGTGGCGCGCGCGATCACGCTCAACAGCGGGCAGGTCTGCGTCGCGGGATCGCGTCTGCTGGTGCAGGACAAGGTCGCGAACGAGGTGGTCGACCGGATCAAAGCCGCCGTCGAGGCGCACACGCAGGGCCAGACCTGGAGCGCGGCGACGACGATCGGGCCGATCATTTCGGAAAAGCAGCTAGGCCAGATCGACGGCATCGTCTCGCGCGCGATCGCGGCCGGGGGCGAGGCCCTGACCGGCGGCAGCCGCGCCGCCGCGCCGCAGGAGGGCAGCTACTATGCGCCTACCATCCTGACCGGACTGGGTCAGGACGCCGAAGCGGTGCGCGGCGAAATCTTCGGCCCGGTTCTGACCGTCCAGACCTTCGCCGACGAGGAAGAGGCTTATGCGCTGGCCAACGACAGCCCGTACGGCCTTGCCGCCGGCGTCCACACCGGCGACCTCAATCGCGCCCTGCGCGCTACGCGGGCGCTGGAGGCGGGCACCGTCTGGGTGAACCGCTACGGCCGCAGCAACGACTTCATGCTGCCGACCGGCGGCTTCAAGCAGTCCGGCATCGGCAAGGATCTGGGGCGCGAGGCCTACATGGCGAGCCTGAAGACCAAGGCGGCGCTGATCCAGTTGTGA
- a CDS encoding GNAT family N-acetyltransferase, which yields MATRVKKSIQIRALTPDDLPLAHGLSREQQWPHRERDWARMLEMGDGIIATSDDGVVGTTMWWPQGDDHATIGMVIVSGAAQGMGVGRQLMEAAIERLGDRSLILNATNEGLNLYRSLGFEAFGSIYQHQGAAFSVPIPELIPNERVAPLKVGEWPDIVKLDREATGIDRAHIISYLCEYAHGVVLNRDGEQAGYAFFRRFGRGYSIGPVVAPDIGGAKALISHWLGSNAGMFCRLDIPDDSGLAGWLDDLGLPCVGRVTRMCRGTPPKSGTASSPFAIISQALG from the coding sequence ATGGCAACACGGGTGAAGAAGTCGATCCAGATACGCGCCTTGACGCCGGACGACCTTCCGCTCGCCCACGGCCTGTCGCGCGAGCAACAGTGGCCGCACCGGGAACGCGACTGGGCGCGCATGCTGGAGATGGGCGACGGCATCATCGCCACGAGCGACGACGGCGTGGTAGGCACGACGATGTGGTGGCCGCAGGGTGACGATCACGCGACGATCGGCATGGTCATCGTCTCCGGCGCGGCGCAGGGCATGGGCGTGGGGCGCCAGTTGATGGAAGCCGCGATCGAGAGGCTAGGCGACCGCAGCCTGATCCTGAACGCCACCAATGAGGGCCTAAACCTATACAGAAGCCTTGGCTTCGAGGCCTTCGGCTCGATCTACCAGCATCAGGGCGCGGCGTTCTCCGTGCCCATCCCCGAACTGATCCCCAACGAGCGCGTCGCGCCGCTGAAAGTGGGCGAGTGGCCCGATATCGTCAAGCTCGACCGTGAGGCGACCGGCATCGATCGCGCCCATATCATCAGCTACCTGTGCGAATATGCCCACGGCGTCGTGCTCAACCGCGATGGCGAGCAGGCAGGCTATGCCTTCTTTCGCCGTTTCGGGCGCGGGTACTCGATCGGGCCGGTTGTGGCGCCGGATATCGGCGGGGCGAAGGCGCTGATCTCGCACTGGCTGGGTTCCAACGCCGGCATGTTCTGCCGTCTCGACATTCCCGATGACTCCGGCCTGGCAGGCTGGCTCGACGACCTTGGCCTGCCCTGTGTCGGCCGGGTGACGCGCATGTGCAGGGGCACGCCG